The Metallosphaera hakonensis JCM 8857 = DSM 7519 genome includes the window GGGAAGACATGGAAGAATAGACGGTGGCATGGGAGTTGCCCTAAAAGAGCCGAAGATTGTAGTAACAAGTGGTAATTGTCAGAAAGTTAAACTAGGTGATTATCCGCCAGAGGGGATCTGCGTCAAGGAGAATTATGAGGAACATGTGGGTCTTGGTCATACAACGCAGTATCTTCTCGCTATTGCTAAACTAGTCTCAGAATCGAATTTCGAGAAAAGGAGCGCATTGGAACTTGCAAGAGTTGTAAAAAGAGGAGGAACTTCAGGTGTAGGTGTCCATCTCTTTGAACAGGGTGGATTTGTAGTTGATGGGGGACATTCCATTAAAGTAAAGAGCCTCCCTTTACCCTCGGATTACTCCACGGCTCCGCCTCCTCCTCTAATCCTAAGGGGTAATTTCCCTTGGTATATCTATCTAAATATACCCAGTGGTAAGAGGATATTTGGCCAATCGGAACTTGAAGCCTTCAAGAATGAGGTATCTGGACTAGACGAATTAGCCCGAGTGGTTCTAATGGAGTTCATACCTTCAGTTATAGAAAAGGATCTCTCGGGAGCTTTAGATGGACTCTGGAAAATACAGGGGCTAGGCTTTAAGAAGATTGAAGTTCAACTCCAGTCTAATCTTGTTAAAGAGACGATGATGAGCTTATATAAAACAGGTTTCCCTTCAGGCCTATCGTCTTTTGGTCCGACAATATTCACTTTTGTATCATCAAGAAGAGAAGGAGAAGAATTGGTATCTAGATTTGGTGGATGGGTAAGCGAACCAAATAATCGAGGTGCACAAGTTGAATGGAATTAAGTTGGAATATGACGATTTCACTATGGATCAGTTAAGACAAATTTATGGTTCTTCGCTAAACGAATTCCTAGAATCGCTTAGCGAACCTAATCCTAGGCTTTATTTAAGGCTCAACACTCTTAGATTGAAGAATCCTGATCCGGAGCTTGACCTGAAAAGAGATGAAGACTTCGAAGAGGCTTACTATGTCGAGGTAAGAGGTCCAAGGAAACTGGAAGTTTTCGATACGGTGGTGGTGGTTGACAAGAAGACTGCTGAGAGCGTAATGCTCGGGTCTAATGCCTATGGGCCCGGTATAAAGAAAATAGAGGGTAGGGGTACGATAGTATCTGTTTTCTCGGAAACAGGTCATCATGTAGCTAACGGAATTTTAAGAAGGAACGAAATGATGGTGGAGGTTACAGAGTCTCTTTATACATCACTTAAGGTCTCTGAACTCGAGCTTGTAAAGAAAGGCTTGGCTATATCTCAAGGAAAAGCTTCTATGTATGTGGCTAAGTTACTTGATCCGAGACCTAACGAGAAAATCGTGGATATGAACGCCTTCCCAGGAGGCAAGCTAACTCATATCTATCAATTGGAACCTAGAGTTAGGCTGATAGGGTTCGATCATACGCGGAGAAAAATTGAGAAACTTAGAGCCATACTGGATCGCCTAGGTATACAGATTCCAGTTCTCATCGCCGACTCTAGATATCTTTACGAGGATTTGGGGCTTAGGGACATTGATAAGGTTATAATAGATCCGCCGTGTTCAGCCATTGGTGTCAGACCCAAGCTTTACGATAAGAAGAATAAGGAGGATCTATTAAACTTTTCATCCTACCAAAAACAATTTCTTAACTCCGCGTACAGGATCTTAAGACGAGGAGGATCCGTTATTTATTCCACTTGCACAACTACTCACATCGAGAATGAGAGCGTAGTGGACGATCCTAGATTCGAGCTAGAGTTTACAGTTAGATTTCATCCCAATGTTCACAAGATCACCGGTTTCTTTATAGCGAAGCTCACAAAAAGGTGAACATGCCCGTTGAAGAACTCTTTGGTAAGAAGCCTAAGGTATCCCCCGAAGCGTATTTGCATCCGACTTCCTATGTGATTGGAGAAGTCGAAATCGGTAAACTATCTAGTGTATGGCATTACGCTGTAATAAGGGGAGACAATGACAGCGTCTCCATTGGGGAAAAAACCAATATCCAAGAGAACTGTTCTCTTCATACAGATAAGGGATACAAAATTAGTATAGGTGATTCGGTTAGTATAGGACATAATGCGGTAGTACACGGGGCCGTTATTGGGAATAACGTCATCATTGGAATGGGAGCAATAATATTGAACGGTGCTAGAATAGGGGATAACGTCATTGTAGGTGCTGGAGCTGTGGTAACCGAGGGAAGGGAAATACCATCAAACAGTCTGGCTCTGGGAGTTCCGGCCAAGGTAGTTAGGAAATTATCGGAGGATGAGATAAGAATGATAGAATTAAATGCCATGGAATATGTGGAGGAAATATTAGCGATTCGCAGGGAGATGAGAGGTAAGGACAATATGTAGCTACTTTTTTATCTACTCTAATTATGTTTATTCCTATAAATAATAATTGTTAAATCAATATTACAATCTTCAATTTACTTTTTATATTGCTTAACTAAAGAAATTATTTAATGAAAAGGTCATATGTGATAACTAAGTGGGGCGATTGTATCAATTGCTAATTGTAATTCTGGCTAAGAGAGATCAAATAAAGGAGATTATTAAGCACGAATCTTTACCTAGACCCTAAGAGTGATCAATTAAACTTGTTCTATTTTTATAAATAGATTGAATTCGCCATGAGTCCCTGAATCGACCCACTAAGTGTTAGTCATGGCTCCTCCTCCGGTGGCAGAAAATTGACGTTACTGCGACGCTCCAGGTTGTTAGAGGCTAGGCATGTGGAGCCTCTTTCTCAGCCTCAAAGGCCTTCCTATAGGCGTCCGCCAGATCATCTGTTATAAGATGAGTATATATTTGAGTAGTCTTTATGTCCTTATGTCCCATTAACCTTTGTACAGCAGGGAGCGGAACTCCTTTCCTTATTGCGTTAGTTGCAAATGTATGTCTTAGTATATGAGGTCTCAGCCAGGGAATACCTATTTTGTTCCCCAATCTCTTCACGAGCTTATATAATGCTTGATAAGATATATCAAAGAGCTTCGATTCGTAATCCCTTTTATATTTTTTTAAGTATTGCTTAAGGAGGTTTGCAGACCTCGAGGTAAAGAAGACTATCCTCTCCTCACCGTTCTTTGTCTCCTTGACTATGATAGTCATCTTCTCTAGATTCACATCGCTAACTCTTATGGAAAGCAGCTCAGAAGAACGTAAGCCTGTATCTACCAAAAGTGAGATCAATGCCTTATCCCTTAGTTTTCTACATTTCGAGAGAAGCAGTGTTACGTCCTCTTCTCTTAGTGCCCTTCTTTCTGGACCTCTGGCCCTTGGTATTGGGGGTTTTACATTTACACCTAACCATTTAAGGAATCTCCTAACTGCAATCACATAGCTCCTTATCGTGGAGGTCCTACTCCTACGATCAAATGACTTAGATCTTCCCTGCCTAGAATAAAGAGAATTTATCCAATTAATGAGATCTTGCGTTGTAGACTTCCTCGGATCCTTACCAATAAACCTCAGGAAGTCCTGAATTGCAGAGGAGTAGAGCTTTATTGTTCCTGAACCAGCACCTGAAAACCTAAGCGAGTCAACGAAGTATTGGAAGGGATCCGCATCAATAGGTGGATCTCCAAGCTGAAGCCTCATACTAAAATCTTTCGACGAGAATACAATAAAAGTTCGCAAGCCCAAAAAGATCTAGGGATATCCAACATCATCAGACCATTTACGAGTTCTTGGATCACGATTTATACGCATTCAAATTAAGCGTAAGTGTTGCACCGTTGGAGAGTGATAGCGTTGCAGAGTAATCTTGACCATAATTGAGGGATGGAATCGCAAGATGACCTCCAAGTACTACGAAGGAATATGTGACGCCAAAATAGAATACGTAATGATGAACCCCTGGATATACTGGGACTAACTCCTGTTGAGCAGAATCGTAAAAGGTTGGCGACCACGATCCGATATAATATTGATTGCCTGTAAATCCATTGAACTCAACAGGTCCACCCATATAAACAACCTGAGGGTATGTTGAGTCCAGCGTAACATTAACTTGGTAAAAGTATAGATCCCCTGCTGTATAATAACAACTGATTCCAGTATTGATCAAGGTTATGCCACCAGCACCGATTTGAGTTATGTTGCCCTTAGGAATTTCAATAGGTGTTGAGTTTAAAACTTTCAAGCTCGCTAAGAGCACGTTTGGTGTCCCCGTCACTTGATAGGAGCTAGGATTGGGTCCACGATTCGTATAAGGACAGAAATACTCAGTGGCGTCAGTCCCTGCCGGGAGGTTAAGAATTGCCTGACCATTGAGAAGATGGGCGGGAATATATGGAGTATCTTGCAAGTTTACATTATTCCCAGTAACTGAATTGAAGATTAGAGGCTCTCCATTTACAACAAACTCTAATCCGTTATTTGTGTCTTGAATAGTTAAGTTCATGTTTTGATGATATGCCTGGGCTTGTGCTAAACCTGTAATTCCGTTAACTCTAACCTCATAATAACCTACATTTGGATTATTCATTAAGTTCAGGGGGCAAGCGTAACCTAAGGAGCTGATACTATAGGAATATTGCGAATAACTTTGATATTTGATCCATATGCTTTCCTCGCCCTGAGGAGACGTGATAACAAGGGAGACAGGTAAGGTAGAGTAACCTAATTCGGTTGTACCTACGATAGCCATATTGGAGCAGTACAGAGTACTGAGTACGCCGTTATTTTCCTGAACTTTGGCTAAAGGCATTGTAAGATCCAAACTAACAGCTGATCCATAAAGCGGAAACAGAACGGAAACGTTGTATAGCGAGCCATAGAGATAATGTACAGGATCTATGAAGGAGAAACCTTGATTCATTTCTGGATTAAAGTTTGAAAAAACAGAACTAACATATCCCTGGAAAAACGAAGGAATCTCACTTCCCACTCCGTACTGACCAGGTATGTAATAGTGATTTGAACCTCCATATTGAATTAAGTAACCTCCTAGAAAAGATCCTGCCGGTAAACCGGGTAAGAGGGCTTGCCCGCCTGAGGCCGGCTCCTGAATATTTGAGATGTTATAGGTTTGACCTTGGTCAGTAACCAGAATTGCCCAATTATAACCTCCCAGTAATGGCTGGACAGAGAGAGGGTCGGAACTCAGGGTCATGTTTAGTTTCTGTATGTTTCCGTTGGGAAAGATAACGTATTTCACAGTGACGGGTTCGTTAGAATATATCCTATCTCCGGGTAATTCCACTATAGATCCAGGAATATTGTTTATTTCCGACGAAATCGAATTGATGCCCTTGAAAACATTACTTTGGAGATACAAAATGGTGCTTACACTCGAAATAAAGATGATTATGAGGATCAAACTTGAAATAATACCGGATATAGCTTTTTTATACTTTCTTCTGATCATATATTGCCTACCAGTTATTTAGTTATGGACACTGGACTGAAACTTAAGGCAAATATTTTTAGATGAATCTTCAACTCTTTGTTATGCGAATAAGATCGTTCACGGCCTTCTCATCTAACATTTCAAGGGATTCACTCGAGGAACTTGCGATCAAGCTCACTTCAATAAAAGAGGACTCCTTCTCCAAGAGGATAACCCTTCCCCCACCACCTAGAAATATGAGTCTTGAGAAGATCTTGGACCTATTGCCTGATCAGGATCTCCTGTTTTCTCTCGGCGGACTTAGG containing:
- the xerA gene encoding site-specific tyrosine recombinase/integron integrase, producing the protein MRLQLGDPPIDADPFQYFVDSLRFSGAGSGTIKLYSSAIQDFLRFIGKDPRKSTTQDLINWINSLYSRQGRSKSFDRRSRTSTIRSYVIAVRRFLKWLGVNVKPPIPRARGPERRALREEDVTLLLSKCRKLRDKALISLLVDTGLRSSELLSIRVSDVNLEKMTIIVKETKNGEERIVFFTSRSANLLKQYLKKYKRDYESKLFDISYQALYKLVKRLGNKIGIPWLRPHILRHTFATNAIRKGVPLPAVQRLMGHKDIKTTQIYTHLITDDLADAYRKAFEAEKEAPHA
- a CDS encoding beta-ribofuranosylaminobenzene 5'-phosphate synthase family protein, with translation MLKITGLSRIHITLFDLEGRHGRIDGGMGVALKEPKIVVTSGNCQKVKLGDYPPEGICVKENYEEHVGLGHTTQYLLAIAKLVSESNFEKRSALELARVVKRGGTSGVGVHLFEQGGFVVDGGHSIKVKSLPLPSDYSTAPPPPLILRGNFPWYIYLNIPSGKRIFGQSELEAFKNEVSGLDELARVVLMEFIPSVIEKDLSGALDGLWKIQGLGFKKIEVQLQSNLVKETMMSLYKTGFPSGLSSFGPTIFTFVSSRREGEELVSRFGGWVSEPNNRGAQVEWN
- a CDS encoding gamma carbonic anhydrase family protein, producing MPVEELFGKKPKVSPEAYLHPTSYVIGEVEIGKLSSVWHYAVIRGDNDSVSIGEKTNIQENCSLHTDKGYKISIGDSVSIGHNAVVHGAVIGNNVIIGMGAIILNGARIGDNVIVGAGAVVTEGREIPSNSLALGVPAKVVRKLSEDEIRMIELNAMEYVEEILAIRREMRGKDNM
- a CDS encoding RsmB/NOP family class I SAM-dependent RNA methyltransferase is translated as MDQLRQIYGSSLNEFLESLSEPNPRLYLRLNTLRLKNPDPELDLKRDEDFEEAYYVEVRGPRKLEVFDTVVVVDKKTAESVMLGSNAYGPGIKKIEGRGTIVSVFSETGHHVANGILRRNEMMVEVTESLYTSLKVSELELVKKGLAISQGKASMYVAKLLDPRPNEKIVDMNAFPGGKLTHIYQLEPRVRLIGFDHTRRKIEKLRAILDRLGIQIPVLIADSRYLYEDLGLRDIDKVIIDPPCSAIGVRPKLYDKKNKEDLLNFSSYQKQFLNSAYRILRRGGSVIYSTCTTTHIENESVVDDPRFELEFTVRFHPNVHKITGFFIAKLTKR